In the Phoenix dactylifera cultivar Barhee BC4 unplaced genomic scaffold, palm_55x_up_171113_PBpolish2nd_filt_p 000942F, whole genome shotgun sequence genome, one interval contains:
- the LOC120107642 gene encoding uncharacterized protein LOC120107642, giving the protein MELQNLRNGDPPSSELAEPNHGEHHLDPPLSPLRFPSDDVDSYCSTPYVSAPSSPDRGGVAGGYFFSAPTSPMHFILSSAGSGGGRFPSDSPDASVAGSFEFEFSARFSSAAAFATGSMTSADELFLNGQIRPMKLCSHLQRPQVLAPLLDLNEEEDDDDESERHPPEMAARGWDLKLRSRSIRRRARSYSPLRNAPLHWQMEVEEREDRAKDVEPVPDPKQIEAEAATLSISASSSRSSSTSSSSSSSSSSSSSGRTSKKWVFLKDLLYRSKSEGRERGNTKEKFWHSISFLPYRQGLLGCLGFTSRSYGTINGIAHTLHLVSSK; this is encoded by the coding sequence atggagctCCAAAACCTTCGCAATGGGGACCCTCCGAGCTCCGAGCTCGCAGAACCCAACCATGGCGAACACCACCTCGACCCTCCCCTCTCCCCCCTGCGCTTCCCCTCGGACGATGTCGACAGCTACTGCTCCACTCCCTACGTCAGCGCCCCCTCCAGCCCCGACCGCGGCGGCGTCGCCGGTGGTTACTTCTTTAGCGCCCCCACCAGCCCCATGCACTTCATCCTCTCCTCCGCCGGCAGCGGCGGAGGCCGCTTCCCTTCCGACTCCCCCGACGCCTCCGTCGCCGGCTCCTTCGAGTTCGAATTCTCCGCCCGATTCTCCTCTGCCGCCGCCTTCGCCACCggatccatgacctccgccgaCGAGCTCTTCCTTAACGGCCAGATCCGCCCCATGAAGCTCTGCTCCCACCTCCAGCGGCCCCAGGTCCTCGCCCCCCTCCTCGATCTCAACgaagaagaagacgacgacGATGAATCCGAGCGTCACCCGCCGGAAATGGCCGCGAGGGGGTGGGATCTGAAGCTCCGGAGCCGATCGATTCGCCGGAGGGCCAGATCCTATTCCCCGCTTCGGAACGCGCCACTCCATTGGCAAATGGAGGTCGAAGAACGAGAAGATAGAGCGAAAGATGTAGAGCCGGTTCCAGATCCGAAGCAGATCGAGGCGGAGGCGGCCACTCTATCCATCTCGGCTTCGTCCTCCcggtcctcctccacctcctcctcctcctcctcctcctcctcctcctcctcctctggaAGAACCTCCAAGAAGTGGGTCTTCCTCAAAGATCTCCTCTATAGAAGCAAGAgcgagggaagagagagaggaaacacCAAAGAGAAGTTCTGGCACTCGATCTCTTTCTTGCCTTACCGCCAGGGCCTGCTCGGCTGCCTGGGCTTCACTTCCCGCAGCTATGGCACCATTAACGGCATCGCCCATACCCTTCACCTCGTCTCTTCCAAGTAA